DNA sequence from the Vanessa tameamea isolate UH-Manoa-2023 chromosome 21, ilVanTame1 primary haplotype, whole genome shotgun sequence genome:
CGCGATTAAGTCCTCAACGGTCTTGCCATTGAGTTCGTCGATGACTTTCTTCAGCTTGTCAGAGTCAGCCTCAATACCAACGGAACTGAGGATTTTCTCCAAGTCAGCAGCGGCGGGTGCTGCCTTGCCTCCCAGCACAGCTAACAAATACGCGGCCACGTAACGCATTCTGCaatatcacatttttaataCACATGGTCTGTTTAACA
Encoded proteins:
- the LOC113401464 gene encoding large ribosomal subunit protein P2 translates to MRYVAAYLLAVLGGKAAPAAADLEKILSSVGIEADSDKLKKVIDELNGKTVEDLIAQGREKLSSMPAGGAAPAAAAAAPAAAAAEEKKEEKETKKEESESEDEDMGFGLFD